A genome region from Ottowia testudinis includes the following:
- a CDS encoding tyrosine-type recombinase/integrase yields the protein MLTDKQLRTLKAAEKVYKVADQQGLYVAVLRTGNISFRYDYRLNGRRETLVIGQYDPNLGAKQMRELSALEYGMSISLAEARQLLVEAKRAIEQGDSPSRSKVEKRIEANEGMTFGRWAEKYFAEAKLAESTRAMRKAVYDRNLTEFNRLKLEEITPARLMARCEKIKERGAAAPAVQARDIVLQIYRFIQARGLKIENPAEAIRPTAIATFKPRDRALSPEDIHKYFNALEQVSSAATLRLAVKFMLLTMVRKSEFLQARWDEINFETAVWTIPKERMKAGRPHNVYLSQQAIDILVAFKTCYAASPYLHPGRYESDFPLSNGTLNRLIVAGTEVIVSRGEEFEPFTVHDLRRTASTLLHEAGYNSDWIEKCLAHEQRGVRAVYNKAEYAEQRRAMLQAWADMVDSWIVNGPSPVKPITLNLPFETHLDCKIHVSEARSV from the coding sequence ATGCTTACTGACAAGCAGTTGAGGACGTTGAAGGCGGCCGAGAAGGTCTACAAAGTCGCTGACCAGCAAGGGCTGTACGTAGCAGTTCTGCGTACAGGAAACATCAGCTTTCGCTATGACTATCGGCTGAACGGCCGACGCGAGACCCTGGTGATCGGACAGTACGATCCGAACCTCGGTGCCAAGCAGATGCGGGAGTTGTCGGCCCTGGAGTACGGCATGTCGATCTCGCTTGCCGAGGCGAGACAACTCCTTGTCGAGGCGAAACGTGCCATCGAGCAAGGCGATAGCCCGTCTCGCTCGAAGGTGGAGAAGAGGATCGAGGCCAACGAAGGGATGACGTTCGGGCGGTGGGCGGAGAAATACTTCGCCGAAGCCAAGCTGGCCGAGTCGACGCGTGCGATGCGGAAGGCGGTTTATGACCGCAATCTGACGGAGTTCAACCGCCTGAAGCTGGAAGAAATCACTCCAGCACGTTTGATGGCGCGATGCGAAAAGATCAAGGAGCGTGGTGCAGCTGCGCCAGCAGTTCAAGCGCGTGACATCGTGCTTCAGATCTACCGCTTCATTCAGGCGAGGGGGCTGAAGATCGAGAATCCCGCGGAGGCGATTCGCCCAACCGCCATCGCAACCTTCAAGCCGCGAGACCGGGCGCTTTCCCCGGAGGATATCCACAAGTACTTTAACGCGCTTGAGCAAGTTTCATCGGCAGCCACCCTTCGCCTTGCGGTCAAGTTCATGTTGCTGACGATGGTGCGAAAGAGTGAGTTCCTTCAGGCCAGATGGGACGAGATTAATTTTGAGACGGCCGTGTGGACGATTCCCAAAGAGCGGATGAAGGCAGGCCGCCCGCACAACGTCTACCTCAGTCAACAGGCTATTGACATCTTGGTGGCGTTCAAGACCTGCTATGCCGCCAGTCCGTATCTTCACCCCGGACGTTACGAGTCGGATTTCCCGTTGAGCAATGGCACTCTGAATCGACTGATAGTTGCCGGGACGGAGGTGATCGTCAGTCGAGGTGAAGAATTTGAGCCGTTTACGGTGCACGATCTTCGTCGAACCGCCAGTACGCTGTTGCACGAAGCTGGATACAACAGCGACTGGATCGAGAAGTGCCTTGCTCACGAGCAAAGAGGCGTTCGCGCTGTTTACAACAAGGCGGAGTACGCCGAGCAGCGAAGAGCAATGCTTCAAGCGTGGGCCGATATGGTGGACTCGTGGATCGTGAACGGACCGAGTCCGGTAAAGCCTATAACGCTGAATCTTCCCTTTGAAACGCATTTGGATTGCAAAATCCATGTGTCAGAGGCTCGATCGGTGTGA
- the guaA gene encoding glutamine-hydrolyzing GMP synthase, whose protein sequence is MQHQKILILDFGSQVTQLIARRVREAHVYCEVHPCDVTDDWVRQYAADGALKGVILSGSHASVYEVDDKAPPAVFELGVPVLGICYGMQTMAQQLGGQVEGGHTREFGYAEVRARGHTALLKGIEDFHTPEGHGMLKVWMSHGDKVTALPPGFKLMASTDACPIAGMADEARRFYGVQFHPEVTHTVQGRALLERFVLDICGARPDWVMRDHIEEAVQKIREQVGDEEVILGLSGGVDSSVAAALIHRAIGDQLTCVFVDHGLLRLHEGDMVMDMFAGKLHAKVVRVDAADLFLGKLAGVNDPEAKRKIIGGLFVDVFKAEAGKLTASGASKNGATWLAQGTIYPDVIESGGAKSKKAVVIKSHHNVGGLPEQLGLKLLEPLRDLFKDEVRELGVALGLPHDMVYRHPFPGPGLGVRILGEVKKEYADLLRRADAIFIEELRSTIEPHSGKTWYDLTSQAFTVFLPVKSVGVMGDGRTYDYVVALRAVQTSDFMTADWAELPYALLKRVSGRIINEVRGINRVTYDVSSKPPATIEWE, encoded by the coding sequence ATGCAACACCAGAAAATCCTCATCCTCGACTTTGGCTCCCAGGTCACCCAACTCATCGCCCGCCGCGTGCGCGAGGCGCATGTGTACTGCGAGGTGCACCCGTGCGACGTGACGGACGACTGGGTGCGCCAGTACGCGGCCGATGGCGCGCTGAAGGGCGTGATCCTCTCCGGCAGCCACGCCAGCGTGTACGAAGTGGACGACAAGGCGCCGCCAGCGGTGTTCGAGCTGGGCGTGCCGGTGCTGGGCATCTGCTACGGCATGCAGACCATGGCGCAGCAACTGGGCGGCCAGGTGGAGGGCGGCCACACGCGCGAATTTGGCTACGCCGAAGTGCGCGCGCGCGGCCACACGGCGCTGCTCAAGGGCATCGAGGACTTCCACACACCCGAAGGCCACGGCATGCTCAAAGTTTGGATGAGCCACGGCGACAAGGTGACCGCGCTGCCCCCGGGCTTCAAGCTGATGGCGAGTACCGATGCGTGCCCCATCGCCGGCATGGCGGACGAGGCGCGGCGTTTTTATGGCGTGCAGTTCCACCCCGAGGTCACGCACACGGTGCAGGGCAGGGCGCTGCTGGAGCGCTTTGTGCTGGACATCTGCGGCGCGCGTCCGGACTGGGTGATGCGCGATCACATCGAGGAGGCCGTGCAGAAGATTCGCGAACAGGTGGGCGACGAGGAGGTGATCCTGGGCCTGTCGGGCGGCGTCGATTCATCCGTGGCCGCGGCGCTGATCCATCGCGCCATTGGCGACCAGCTCACGTGCGTGTTTGTCGACCACGGGCTGCTGCGGCTGCACGAGGGCGACATGGTGATGGACATGTTCGCGGGCAAGCTGCACGCCAAGGTGGTGCGCGTGGACGCGGCGGATCTTTTTCTTGGCAAGCTCGCGGGCGTCAACGACCCCGAAGCCAAGCGCAAGATCATCGGCGGCCTGTTCGTGGATGTGTTCAAGGCCGAAGCCGGCAAGCTCACGGCGTCGGGCGCTTCAAAAAACGGAGCGACGTGGCTGGCGCAAGGCACCATCTACCCGGACGTCATCGAATCCGGCGGCGCCAAAAGCAAGAAGGCCGTCGTCATCAAGAGCCACCACAACGTCGGCGGCCTGCCCGAGCAACTGGGCCTGAAGCTGCTGGAGCCGCTGCGCGATTTGTTCAAGGACGAGGTGCGCGAGCTGGGCGTGGCGCTCGGCTTGCCGCACGACATGGTGTACCGCCATCCCTTCCCCGGCCCGGGCCTGGGCGTGCGCATCCTGGGCGAGGTGAAAAAAGAATACGCCGATCTGCTGCGCCGCGCCGACGCCATCTTCATCGAAGAACTGCGCAGCACCATCGAGCCGCACAGCGGCAAGACCTGGTACGACCTCACATCCCAAGCCTTCACCGTCTTCCTGCCCGTGAAAAGCGTCGGCGTGATGGGCGACGGCCGCACCTACGACTATGTCGTCGCCCTGCGCGCCGTGCAAACCAGCGACTTCATGACGGCCGACTGGGCGGAATTGCCTTATGCGTTGCTCAAGCGTGTATCAGGCCGCATCATCAATGAAGTGCGCGGGATCAACAGGGTGACTTATGACGTGTCATCCAAGCCGCCGGCGACGATTGAGTGGGAGTGA
- a CDS encoding putative DNA modification/repair radical SAM protein: MDINDKLAILADAAKYDASCASSGGTRRDSSRAGGGKGGIGSNEGAGICHSFAPDGRCISLLKILLTNFCLYDCAYCINRSSSNVQRARFTVEEVVALTLDFYRRNCIEGLFLSSGIIQSPDYTMEQLVRVARTLREVHDFRGYIHLKTIPDASPDLLAQAGRWADRLSVNIELPTPAGLATLAPEKDGGSIRRSMARLRLSIDDAKAQKREQQAQPIRLLPGASPRRAAAPAFAAAGQSTQMIVGADGANDATILATSAQLYGAYRLKRVYYSAFSPIPHAAAALPAQAPPLLREHRLYQADWLMRFYGFAADEIAPADDGMLALQVDPKMAWALAHPERFPVDLNHAPREMLLRVPGLGVRAVQRLLAARRVRRLRADDLKALHVPVRRVLPFVVTTDHRPAPGAAQAAMASFQQNRSLAGAQPAQAALF; this comes from the coding sequence GTGGACATCAACGACAAGCTCGCTATTTTGGCCGATGCGGCCAAGTACGACGCCAGCTGCGCCTCCAGCGGCGGCACGCGGCGCGATTCGTCGCGCGCGGGCGGCGGCAAGGGCGGCATCGGCAGCAACGAGGGCGCGGGCATCTGCCACAGCTTTGCACCAGACGGGCGCTGCATCTCGCTGCTGAAGATCCTGCTCACCAACTTCTGCCTGTACGACTGCGCGTACTGCATCAACCGCAGCAGCAGCAACGTGCAGCGGGCGCGCTTTACGGTCGAAGAAGTGGTCGCGCTGACGCTCGACTTCTACCGCCGCAACTGCATCGAGGGGTTGTTTCTCTCCAGCGGCATCATCCAGAGCCCCGACTACACCATGGAGCAACTGGTGCGCGTGGCGCGCACGCTGCGCGAGGTGCACGACTTTCGCGGCTACATCCACCTGAAGACGATTCCCGACGCCTCGCCCGACTTGCTGGCGCAGGCCGGCCGCTGGGCCGATCGTCTGTCGGTCAACATCGAGTTGCCCACGCCAGCGGGCCTGGCCACGCTGGCGCCGGAAAAAGACGGCGGCAGCATCCGCCGCAGCATGGCGCGCCTGCGCCTGTCGATCGACGATGCCAAGGCGCAAAAGCGCGAACAGCAGGCGCAGCCCATCCGCCTGCTGCCGGGCGCCAGCCCGCGCCGCGCCGCCGCGCCCGCCTTTGCCGCCGCTGGGCAAAGCACGCAGATGATCGTCGGCGCCGATGGCGCCAACGACGCCACCATCCTGGCCACCAGCGCGCAGCTGTATGGCGCCTATCGCCTGAAGCGCGTGTATTACTCCGCCTTCAGCCCCATCCCGCACGCCGCCGCCGCCCTGCCCGCCCAGGCGCCGCCGCTGCTGCGCGAGCACCGGCTGTACCAGGCCGACTGGCTGATGCGCTTTTACGGCTTTGCCGCCGACGAAATCGCCCCCGCCGACGACGGCATGCTGGCGCTGCAGGTCGACCCCAAGATGGCCTGGGCGCTGGCGCATCCCGAGCGCTTTCCGGTCGATTTGAACCACGCCCCGCGCGAGATGCTGCTGCGCGTGCCGGGCCTGGGCGTGCGCGCAGTGCAGCGGCTGCTGGCCGCGCGCCGCGTGCGCCGCCTGCGCGCGGACGACCTCAAGGCGCTGCACGTTCCGGTGCGCCGGGTGTTGCCTTTTGTGGTGACGACCGACCACCGGCCGGCGCCCGGCGCGGCCCAGGCGGCCATGGCTTCTTTCCAGCAAAATCGGTCACTGGCCGGCGCGCAGCCTGCGCAAGCAGCTCTGTTTTGA
- a CDS encoding UdgX family uracil-DNA binding protein (This protein belongs to the uracil DNA glycosylase superfamily, members of which act in excision repair of DNA. However, it belongs more specifically to UdgX branch, whose founding member was found to bind uracil in DNA (where it does not belong), without cleaving it, appears to promote DNA repair by a pathway involving RecA, rather than base excision.), with amino-acid sequence MSALAHPVAVAPPAGRQARDPADDTVAPTEAFNTFRRRARALLSSGVPPDRAAAEWRQWAARVDGTGSTSDLFAAADEAAAWDESALPTAAAPARPAPRLVVPSGFHAMAQRVVLHNDPARFDLLYRLLWRLQREPGLRHDPLDPDVLQLRQLARAVQRDAYKMRAFVRFRPLRESPADEATGIPHIVQEGDRAAAAGGFQSKKSRESLQTLASSLHKTEHPDVRATFIGDEAAAATIHVAWFEPAYQVLEAVAPWFARRFAGMRWAILTPARSVRWDPATAQFTYGPGAQRSDAPAPDAGEALWLTYYRHIFNPARLNLRLMQQHMPRRYWANLPEAAQISGLAADAQARTMAMLAQSAAGAEAAPLSDQERPSDIARRPAAHGTPNRPPQVIGFAAPAAHVAEPLETLAQLHAAVQRCAACPLAACATQAVNGRGPLGAALVLVGEQPGDQEDLAGEPFVGPAGQLLNQALAAAGLARESLFLTNAVRHFKHELRGKRRIHKTPGQRDAAACQPWLLREIDLVQPTALLALGATAARALLGPGTTLTDARGRWWPGPGGRPVRVTWHPAALLRLPEAERARTWPLWIEDLQLAAQGIPAQASKNPAGLRL; translated from the coding sequence ATGAGTGCGTTGGCTCACCCCGTCGCCGTTGCCCCGCCCGCGGGCCGGCAGGCGCGCGATCCGGCCGACGACACGGTGGCGCCGACCGAGGCGTTCAACACATTCCGCCGCCGCGCGCGCGCCCTGCTGTCCAGCGGTGTGCCGCCGGATCGGGCAGCGGCCGAATGGCGGCAATGGGCGGCGCGTGTGGACGGCACGGGGTCGACCAGCGACCTGTTCGCGGCGGCCGATGAGGCGGCGGCGTGGGACGAAAGCGCCTTGCCCACAGCGGCCGCTCCGGCCCGGCCTGCCCCACGCCTTGTCGTGCCCAGCGGTTTCCACGCCATGGCCCAGCGCGTGGTGCTGCACAACGACCCCGCGCGCTTCGATCTGCTGTACCGCCTGCTCTGGCGCCTGCAGCGCGAGCCCGGCCTGCGCCACGACCCGCTCGATCCTGATGTGCTGCAGCTGCGGCAACTGGCCCGCGCTGTGCAGCGCGACGCGTACAAGATGCGCGCCTTCGTGCGCTTTCGGCCGTTGCGCGAATCACCGGCAGATGAAGCGACGGGCATTCCGCACATCGTGCAAGAAGGTGACCGTGCAGCGGCGGCAGGCGGATTTCAGAGCAAAAAGAGCCGCGAGTCGCTGCAAACTCTGGCGAGTTCGCTACACAAAACAGAGCATCCCGATGTGCGTGCCACCTTCATCGGAGACGAGGCAGCAGCCGCCACGATCCACGTCGCCTGGTTCGAGCCGGCCTACCAGGTGCTCGAGGCCGTCGCGCCGTGGTTCGCGCGCCGCTTTGCTGGCATGCGCTGGGCCATCCTGACCCCGGCGCGCAGCGTGCGGTGGGATCCGGCCACCGCCCAGTTCACCTACGGCCCCGGCGCACAACGCAGCGACGCGCCCGCACCCGACGCCGGCGAGGCGCTGTGGCTCACCTACTACCGCCACATCTTCAACCCCGCACGCCTCAACCTGCGCCTGATGCAGCAGCACATGCCCCGCCGCTACTGGGCCAACCTGCCCGAAGCGGCGCAGATCTCCGGCTTGGCAGCCGATGCGCAGGCACGCACCATGGCCATGCTGGCGCAATCGGCGGCCGGGGCGGAAGCGGCGCCGCTATCCGATCAAGAGCGGCCGAGCGATATTGCACGACGACCCGCAGCCCATGGCACGCCGAATCGCCCCCCTCAGGTCATCGGCTTTGCTGCGCCAGCGGCCCACGTAGCCGAGCCGCTGGAAACGCTGGCCCAGCTGCACGCCGCCGTCCAGCGGTGCGCGGCCTGCCCGCTGGCCGCCTGCGCCACGCAGGCCGTCAATGGGCGCGGGCCGCTCGGCGCGGCGCTCGTGCTGGTCGGCGAGCAGCCGGGCGATCAGGAAGACCTGGCCGGCGAACCCTTCGTCGGCCCGGCCGGCCAGTTGCTGAATCAGGCGCTGGCCGCCGCCGGACTGGCGCGTGAATCGCTGTTCCTCACCAACGCCGTGCGCCACTTCAAGCATGAGCTGCGCGGCAAGCGCCGCATCCACAAGACGCCGGGACAGCGCGACGCCGCCGCCTGCCAGCCCTGGCTGCTGCGCGAAATCGATCTGGTGCAGCCCACCGCCCTGCTGGCCCTGGGCGCCACCGCCGCGCGCGCCCTGCTCGGCCCCGGCACCACGCTGACCGACGCGCGCGGCCGCTGGTGGCCCGGCCCGGGCGGCCGGCCGGTGCGCGTCACCTGGCACCCGGCCGCGCTGCTGCGCTTGCCGGAGGCCGAGCGCGCCCGCACCTGGCCGCTGTGGATCGAGGATTTGCAGTTAGCGGCACAAGGCATTCCTGCCCAAGCGTCAAAAAACCCTGCCGGCCTGCGCTTGTAA
- a CDS encoding type II toxin-antitoxin system CcdA family antitoxin, whose amino-acid sequence MTHEGFDRSDATARARASKRAANLSINSELLQQARALDINLSATLEQALQQAVRTRQAELWRRQNLHAIAAYNDAVEAQGVFSDGVRAF is encoded by the coding sequence ATGACACATGAAGGATTTGATAGGTCTGATGCAACCGCCCGAGCCCGTGCATCCAAGCGCGCCGCCAATCTCAGCATCAACAGCGAGCTTTTGCAGCAGGCCCGCGCGCTGGACATCAACCTTTCCGCCACGCTCGAGCAGGCCTTGCAGCAGGCCGTGAGGACGCGGCAGGCCGAGCTGTGGCGCCGGCAAAACCTGCACGCCATTGCCGCATACAACGATGCTGTCGAAGCGCAAGGCGTGTTCAGCGACGGCGTGCGCGCGTTCTGA
- a CDS encoding CcdB family protein — MAQLIVYANANHQTRKQYPLLLDVQSNLLDDLGTRVVVPLAPHASHGSQAMTRLTPLLTVDDVNYLMLTPQLSGIPVRNLGAQVADLAHMRSEIIAALDFLISGF, encoded by the coding sequence ATGGCGCAGCTGATTGTGTATGCCAACGCGAATCATCAGACGCGCAAGCAATATCCCTTGCTGCTGGATGTTCAATCCAATCTGCTGGACGATCTGGGCACCCGCGTGGTGGTGCCGCTGGCGCCGCACGCCAGTCACGGCAGCCAGGCCATGACGCGGCTCACCCCGCTGTTGACGGTGGACGACGTTAACTACCTGATGCTCACGCCTCAACTGTCCGGCATTCCTGTGCGCAATTTGGGTGCGCAGGTGGCGGATCTGGCTCACATGCGCAGTGAGATCATCGCGGCACTCGATTTCTTGATCTCCGGCTTTTGA
- a CDS encoding DIP1984 family protein, whose product MLSLRERIAQNALAQEGGAPREDVAKLIAECFAVIAEQQALVLKIDAANAAAKLPDGRPLAQLLAERDVLMQQHSVLKSAVDATHKEEDRYSPREIKWVPQIDVAATQKQMEDLSRKIRELNVLIQETNWRVEL is encoded by the coding sequence ATTCTCTCGCTGCGCGAGCGCATCGCGCAGAATGCGCTGGCGCAGGAGGGTGGCGCGCCGCGTGAGGATGTGGCCAAGCTGATCGCCGAATGCTTTGCCGTCATCGCCGAGCAGCAGGCGCTGGTGCTGAAGATCGATGCGGCCAACGCGGCGGCGAAGCTGCCCGATGGCCGGCCGCTGGCGCAGCTGCTGGCCGAGCGCGACGTGCTGATGCAGCAGCACAGCGTGCTGAAAAGCGCGGTGGACGCCACGCACAAGGAAGAAGACCGCTACAGCCCGCGCGAGATCAAGTGGGTGCCGCAAATCGACGTGGCCGCCACGCAAAAGCAGATGGAAGACCTGTCGCGCAAGATTCGCGAGCTGAACGTGCTGATTCAGGAGACCAACTGGCGCGTTGAGTTGTGA
- a CDS encoding DIP1984 family protein: protein MKLAEALLIRADQKKKILPLRERIAQNALAQEGDAPREDVAKLIAECFAVIAEQQALVLKIDAANAAAKLPDGRPLAQLLAERDVLMQQHSVLKSE, encoded by the coding sequence ATGAAACTCGCTGAAGCCCTTTTGATCCGCGCCGATCAGAAAAAGAAAATTCTCCCGCTGCGCGAGCGCATCGCGCAGAATGCGCTGGCGCAAGAGGGCGATGCGCCGCGTGAAGACGTGGCCAAGCTGATCGCCGAATGCTTTGCCGTCATCGCCGAGCAGCAGGCGCTGGTGCTGAAGATCGATGCGGCCAACGCGGCGGCGAAGCTGCCCGATGGCCGGCCGCTGGCGCAACTGCTGGCCGAGCGCGATGTGCTGATGCAGCAGCACAGCGTGCTGAAAAGCGAGTAA
- a CDS encoding DIP1984 family protein, with amino-acid sequence MKLAEALLIRADQKKKILSLRERIAQNALAQEGDAPREDVAKLIAECFAVIAEQQALVLKIDAANAAAKLPDGRPLAQLLAERDVLMQQHSVLKSAVDVTHKEEDRYSPREIKWVPQIDVAATQKQMEDLSRKIRELNVLIQETNWRVEL; translated from the coding sequence GTGAAACTCGCCGAAGCCCTGCTGATCCGCGCCGATCAGAAAAAGAAAATCCTCTCGCTGCGCGAGCGCATCGCGCAGAACGCGCTGGCGCAAGAGGGCGATGCGCCGCGTGAAGACGTGGCCAAGCTGATCGCCGAATGCTTTGCCGTCATCGCCGAGCAGCAGGCGCTGGTGCTGAAGATCGATGCGGCCAACGCGGCGGCGAAGCTGCCCGATGGCCGGCCGCTGGCGCAACTGCTGGCCGAGCGCGATGTGCTGATGCAGCAGCACAGCGTGCTGAAAAGCGCGGTGGACGTCACGCACAAGGAAGAAGACCGCTACAGCCCGCGCGAGATCAAGTGGGTGCCGCAAATCGACGTGGCGGCGACGCAAAAGCAGATGGAAGACCTGTCGCGCAAGATTCGCGAGCTGAACGTGCTGATTCAGGAGACCAACTGGCGCGTTGAGTTGTGA
- the guaB gene encoding IMP dehydrogenase, whose amino-acid sequence MRLLGNALTFDDVLLVPAFSQVLPKDVNLSTQFTRHIRLNMPLVSAAMDTVTESRLAIAIAQEGGIGIVHKNLSAQEQAAQVAKVKRYESGVLRDPVVITPEHTVLDVMRLSDELDISGFPVLDGGRVVGIVTGRDLRFETRYDVKVREIMTPRNKLITVDENASAAEAKALLNKHKLERLLIIDDQDRLKGLITVKDITKQTTFPNAARDADGRLRVGAAVGVGEGTEERVEALVKAGVDALVVDTAHGHSKGVIERVRWVKHNYPQVDVIGGNIATGAAARALAEAGADGVKVGIGPGSICTTRIVAGVGVPQITAIDNVATALEGSGVPLIADGGVRYSGDIAKAIAAGASSVMMGGMFAGTEEAPGEIVLFQGRSYKSYRGMGSIGAMQQGSADRYFQESSTGNPNADKLVPEGIEGRVPYKGSVVSILFQQAGGLRASMGYCGCATIEEMRSTAEFVQITAAGIRESHVHDVQITKEAPNYRAD is encoded by the coding sequence ATGCGCCTACTCGGCAACGCGCTCACTTTTGACGACGTTCTGCTCGTCCCCGCGTTCTCCCAGGTCCTGCCCAAGGACGTCAATCTCTCCACCCAGTTCACCCGCCACATCCGCCTGAACATGCCGCTGGTGTCGGCGGCGATGGACACCGTGACCGAATCGCGCCTGGCCATCGCCATCGCGCAAGAGGGCGGCATCGGCATCGTGCACAAGAACCTGAGCGCGCAGGAGCAGGCCGCGCAGGTGGCCAAGGTCAAGCGGTATGAGTCCGGCGTGCTGCGCGACCCGGTGGTCATCACACCCGAACACACCGTGCTCGACGTGATGCGCCTGTCGGACGAGTTGGACATCAGCGGCTTTCCGGTGCTGGACGGCGGCCGCGTGGTGGGCATCGTCACCGGGCGCGATCTGCGCTTTGAAACGCGCTACGACGTCAAGGTGCGCGAGATCATGACGCCGCGCAACAAGCTCATCACCGTGGACGAGAACGCCAGCGCCGCCGAGGCCAAGGCGCTTTTGAACAAGCACAAGCTCGAGCGCCTGCTGATCATCGACGACCAGGACCGCCTGAAGGGCCTGATCACGGTCAAGGACATCACCAAGCAGACCACCTTCCCCAACGCCGCGCGCGACGCCGACGGCCGCCTGCGCGTGGGCGCCGCCGTGGGCGTGGGCGAGGGCACCGAAGAGCGCGTCGAGGCGCTGGTCAAGGCCGGCGTCGATGCGCTGGTGGTCGATACCGCGCACGGCCACAGCAAGGGCGTGATCGAGCGCGTGCGCTGGGTCAAACACAACTACCCGCAGGTGGATGTGATCGGCGGCAACATCGCCACCGGCGCCGCCGCCCGTGCGCTGGCCGAGGCGGGCGCCGATGGCGTGAAAGTCGGCATCGGCCCCGGCAGCATCTGCACCACCCGCATCGTCGCCGGCGTCGGCGTGCCGCAGATCACCGCCATCGACAACGTCGCCACCGCGCTCGAAGGCAGCGGCGTGCCGCTGATTGCCGATGGCGGCGTGCGCTATTCGGGCGACATCGCCAAGGCCATCGCGGCGGGCGCAAGCAGCGTGATGATGGGCGGCATGTTCGCCGGCACCGAAGAAGCGCCAGGCGAAATCGTGCTGTTTCAGGGCCGCAGCTACAAAAGCTACCGCGGCATGGGCAGCATCGGCGCCATGCAGCAGGGCAGCGCCGACCGATATTTTCAAGAGAGCAGCACCGGCAACCCCAACGCCGACAAACTGGTGCCCGAAGGCATTGAAGGGCGTGTGCCGTACAAGGGCAGCGTGGTCAGCATCCTGTTTCAACAGGCCGGTGGATTGCGCGCCAGCATGGGGTATTGCGGCTGCGCGACCATCGAGGAGATGCGGTCAACGGCGGAGTTTGTACAGATCACGGCGGCGGGGATTCGGGAGTCGCATGTGCATGACGTGCAGATCACGAAAGAGGCGCCGAATTATCGGGCGGATTGA
- a CDS encoding DUF4124 domain-containing protein — MKIARALIFGLTFAATFAAHAQYQWVDKDGRRVFSDRPPPAEVPAKNVMSQPRGSNAAVVRSTPAAAASEPAAGEASVAARPAGAASGAPGAGVDKALEEKKKKAEAAEAAQKKAEEQKIAAAKAENCKRAMNAKASIDSGMRMARVNDKGEREVLDDAQRAAELKRVNGIIASDCK, encoded by the coding sequence ATGAAAATCGCCCGCGCCTTGATCTTCGGTTTGACGTTTGCCGCCACGTTTGCGGCCCATGCCCAATACCAGTGGGTCGACAAGGACGGCCGCCGCGTGTTCAGTGACCGGCCGCCGCCCGCCGAGGTGCCGGCCAAGAACGTGATGTCTCAGCCGCGCGGCTCCAACGCGGCGGTGGTGCGTTCAACTCCGGCGGCGGCCGCCAGCGAGCCGGCGGCGGGCGAAGCATCGGTGGCGGCTCGGCCCGCGGGCGCCGCCAGCGGGGCGCCCGGCGCTGGTGTCGACAAGGCGCTGGAAGAAAAGAAAAAGAAGGCAGAAGCCGCCGAAGCGGCGCAGAAGAAGGCCGAAGAGCAGAAAATCGCCGCCGCCAAGGCCGAAAACTGCAAGCGCGCGATGAACGCCAAGGCCAGCATCGATTCGGGCATGCGCATGGCCCGCGTCAACGACAAGGGCGAGCGCGAGGTGCTCGACGATGCGCAGCGCGCCGCCGAGCTGAAGCGCGTCAACGGCATCATCGCTTCCGATTGCAAGTGA
- a CDS encoding RnfH family protein: MSATIDVTVAYSAAPREVREKSLTLPPGSTVRDALVAADLLETAMALGAAGAVGVWGRKAPLDRPLAAHDRVEVWRPLRVDPKLARRERFGQQGARAAGLFAKRRPGAKPGY; encoded by the coding sequence GTGAGCGCGACCATCGACGTCACGGTGGCTTATTCGGCCGCGCCGCGCGAGGTGCGCGAAAAAAGCCTGACGCTGCCCCCCGGCAGCACGGTGCGCGACGCGCTGGTGGCGGCGGACTTGCTGGAGACGGCGATGGCGTTGGGCGCGGCAGGCGCGGTCGGCGTCTGGGGCCGCAAGGCGCCGCTTGATCGGCCGCTGGCAGCGCACGACCGGGTCGAGGTGTGGCGCCCGCTGCGTGTCGACCCCAAGCTGGCGCGGCGTGAGCGCTTTGGCCAGCAGGGCGCGCGAGCGGCCGGGCTGTTCGCCAAACGGCGGCCAGGCGCCAAGCCGGGTTATTGA